CTGCGGAAGCCGAGAGATGAACTCGTCGCATTGCGCAGCTCTTGCTGCAGCCTGGACTTCATCCAGCGTGGCTCCCGGTTTGCCGACGGCAATATTCTCATACAAAGTGTCATAGAACAGGAAGGTCTCCTGAAATACAAAGGCAACTGTATTCATCAGTTCATGAATCGCCATATGACGGATATCCACTCCACCGATACGGATCGCACCCTCTTGCGGGTCCCAGAACCGCGGCACCAAGCTGGCCACCGTCGATTTACCTGATCCTGACGGTCCAACCAGCGCTGTAACCTTCCCTTGTACTGCCCGAAAAGAGACCTCGCTAAGCGCAGCCGCAGCCCCCTCTTCTTCACTGTAGGAGAAGGTTACGTCCATAAATTCAACGTCGAAAGCTTGCGGTGATAGCGGCTTTGCTATTTCTGGTACAGGCTGCTGTGCCAAAAGACGATCCATCCGCTCTACGCCTTCGCCGATATCCCGGGTGCTCGAAGCCAGCATAAGTAGCTTATAGAGCGGAGATGATACGCCTGGTGCCATAATTAGAAAGAACAGCAGCACAAGCGCAAAGGACATGGAATCCGGCTGACCGCTTAGCATAAAAACACCCACCGGTAAAATAAAGGTAAACGAGGAGGCCAGCAATGTTTTGAATAGAACATAGCCTGACTGATAACGGTCCGTAAACTCCAGACAATAATCACGGTATCTGGTCATATCACTGTAGAACTTTCGGAAGGAATGCACCGTCTGCCCGAACACCTTCACCGCTGGCATCCCCCGCACATACTGCACCGCCGAAGCATTGATCTGCTCCAAAGAATCATGATACTGCTTCACACTGGTTTTCCCCTTACTGCTCATCATAAGTGCTGACTGCACAACCATTCCTATGAGGATCGGTAGAAGGCAGGCTACAGCTAACGGCGGACTCAGCCAGAACATCGCCACAATCATCAGCACCGTAGACGCCAGCGCGCTGACCAGATCAGGGAGCTGATGCGCTACGAAATTTTCCACCTTGTCGACATTCTGTTCCAGCGTCTTCTTCACTGCGCCGGTCGAAGTTCCATTCAGGAAGCCGAGCGGCAGTCTGCCCAGATGCTCAGTCATTCGTACACGCAGATTATACTGAATACGAAAAGCCGCAATATGTGAGCACATAATACCGCAATACGAGGTCACCAGACCTCCGATCAATCCGCCGAGTGCAATCCATCCCCAGCGAATCATAGCATCACCATCAACCTGTCCAGGAGATGCGGCATGCCGCAGTAGCTCGGCCAATATGAAATAAACAGACAAAAATGGTACCAGCATTAGCACGGCGCTGACAGATGACAATACACCAGACAGGATCAGCAGGCCTCGCTTCTCTCCGGCAATCTCCAACAGTCTCGACATGCCATTTTTGCTTTTACTCACAGCTGTTCCCCCACTCTTTATAATTACGCACAAAAAAAGTGCACTGAGAATGATTCTCTGTGCACTAGTGTATAGGAACGCTCTTCATGGTTGCTACCGTTTCCGGGATTATAATCAACCAAATCAGGAGCATCTGTTTTCGATGCGAGCTTACATCCTTGTTCCTAAAGAACGCTGTCTACCACTGATCAGATACTCTCCAGGACGCACACCGAATTTTTTACGAAAGGCTGCTGAGAAATGGCTGACATTCACGTATCCGACTCTGGATGCTGCTTCACTTACCGTCATATTTCCATGTTGTAGCAGCTGCTGTGCCCTTTGCATCCGTTGTTCGATCACATAGGCATGGACAGTATAACCGAACATTTCCTTAAAGCCCTTCTTCAATTTGAACTCATTAAGGCAAATAATGCGAGAGAGCCCTGCTAGCGTCGGTGGATGTAAATAATCACGTTGCAGAATTTCCTTGGCTAGTCGCAGGCTCTTCATATCATCTCTAGATAGCTTGACTGTGTGGGAAATCCGATCAGCTTCAAATAAAGATTCATTGAGATAGACAGCCATTAGCTCCAGCATTTTCCCCTCCAGATAGAGTTCCCGCATACCCTGACTATAGGAACAATCCGCAATTTGAGACAGAATGAGTCGGATAGATGGTGTGATTGCGTTTTTGCCAAAAAACAACCCAGCTCCTCCTCCGGCTTGGAGCCGTGTATCCTCGGTCAGTCCGCTGGTCATTCGCTCAAATTGTGCCGGACTCATATCTATGCTGAGGAATCTGTAGCCCGCTCCGCTAAGGTATATACAATTTTCACTTCTTACTCCGCCGTGAAGCAGCACACTTTCTCCTGTATCTATGGCAAAATAGTCCTGCTTCAGCGAGGTCCCCCATTCAATTCCATGTCCCATGCAGAATATCAGCTCCGTACGAGGTGTTCTAAACTCACCCTTCGCTTCAATATCCCGATTAAATTGGAGATCAAAATCCGTCATTTGAAGATAACGCTGAGTAAGCAGGCTCCGGCAGCTGCCCTTCCCTAGCTCGACCGGTGGTTTTATCTCAAAGTGGCTTCCGTCCAACTGGTAAGTAATATTAAACCCTTCGCATCTAAGCGTCTTATGGGCATCAATCGTTTCCGCTTCATTCAGACCATCGCTACGCTTCATGCTCATCCCTACTTCCCCTTACTTTGGATTCATTATATATGTATTGAGAATGATTATCAATTGAATGTTCTTTTAGCAAATATGCATAAACAACAAAAAACCTTCCCACACCCCTAAGGGTGAAGAAGGCTTATATGCGTCACTTCCGAAGACATGGCCAGCTATATTTTCAGCTCCATAACCACCTGTGAACGGCCTTTAACGTTTAGTTTTTACATTACATTGGTGGTGGGGGGAAGGTGAGATGCATCCAATTGTTCACCAATTTAAATTGCTAATCCCTCCAATCGTTCAATTAGCAATGGAATCGCTACTTCAATCCAAAACTCCAGACAAACATGCCCACTGGACATACCACCATGACTGTATTTCTCACAATAGATTTGTTTATCTAAATCACCTAAGCTACTTCCTGTTAATTCCTCAAATGCGTATTTGAATATCTCTGCAAACTCCTCACCTGTACATGGATAATTCACTTCCTGAAAGTACCTCTCTAGCTCATCCCAAAGATATGGATCCCCTCTTAATCCCCACCTTTTTGGTCGCTCATTAAAAATAACTGATACTGTCTTTAGCATCCCCAGCCTCCGCCGCTTTCGAATTGGTCAACTATAACTTAACTCTATAAAACAAGTTAGAATTTCCGATATATCGTACTCACTTAATCTGTGTAAACAGTACTACTGTATCATTTTTAACCGCCAATTGTTCCAAATCCAATTATAATGTTTCTGACTATAATTAGATGATTTCAGACTGGCCAATTACTTAAAACTATTTAAAAATTCGATTAATATAGGGAGAAGATATAAATGATATTTTTTTCAGAAAATTCAAAAATACCAGATAAATATGCAGACTTTTTGAATAAGATTGCAACTTTCTTTGGGGAAGAAGAGAATTTCAAAGGTATAGTAAACGACACTATGGAAATCTTAAGACTGTCGTTTAAGGATGATATTTCCGATGCAGAATTGTTAAAGCGCGCAAGTCTTAATGGTATCATTAATGATCCGGATGTCTTTATGGAAATGATAAGTGACAATCCTGATAAAACCAAAATAAAAACAGTTTATATGGAAGAACTTAATGCTTTGTATTACACGATAAATGACATTTTCAGAACACTATGAGCAAAGAAAGAAGACATTCACCCGTATTTCGGAGATGAATGTCTTCTAACCCAATCTGTTTTCACTGTGTTCTGCCGATTATATTACATCCTCAGATTCCAAAGTCAGCCGGTATCCGTTCTTTCTCTCCCTGACAGCAAATCCCCAGGCTTCGGGTGCTTTCCAGGAGGTCTAAATACAAATCAAGCCTCTGATATCTTTGCTTTGCCCATAAAAAATAAAGCGAATGATGATGTATAGTTGTAATTGTATTAGGCTTAATCCGTAACCTTCACATTTCCAAACACGGCCTTATTCCTCGAATCATCCCCCGGATTGCTGAGCGCTATGCCAATATACACCTTGCGATTCATCGGGATCTGAACAGTTCCGACCGTTTGCCAGTTATTCCCGTTCGTCGAAATAGCGCCTTTGAAGGTATTTCCACTTCTGGTCAGCTTTAGCCATCTTGGAGCCGAGGCAGCCGCAGTATGGTCGACCATATTACCCGCTGTCTCTGCACGATACTGGAAGGTTGCCCCATTCTCGGGGGTAAGCATCATATCCGCGTGCTTCGAATTATGACCCAGCGACTCCCGAATCATAATACCAGCCTTGGCCCAGCCGTCCAATCGGCTAGTGGACTGCACTTTTACAATAATCTCTGCATTGCCACTCACGGATTGGTATATATAATTCAGTCGATCTCCATTTCCCCAAATATCCGTAGAGCTACTGCTGAGTGTAAATTGCTTATTGGATGAATTGTAGGTAACGTTCCCCGGCATGGAACCGATATTTCGAGCCTTCCATCCTGCTGGTAATTGAGCCGGATAGTCTTGTTCTACCGGAGGCGTCCAGCCTGGCGTCGGCCAGGTTTCACGTTCTTTGATATTGGCTAGCTCATCTTCTGGCCAGGCCCCGTAAGCAAAGAACGACAGACGCTTCACGTCCGGATAATTCTCGCGGATTCCCTTGTAAATCTCCTGATATTGATCATCAGTCCAGTCATTATCCAGCGTCGCAACAATTTCCACGTCACTGCCGCTAATCCGGTCGCTCGTATCCTTCAGGATGCCGTAGGAAGTGCTGTATACCCAATCACTATTGAACTCCCAGTCATCAAAGTACGCCATCGGTGCGACAAAGTCGATATCATCTTTGAATTTGGCTACATTCTGTCCAACCTCTGTAAATTCCGGCGGCAAAATATACACACCTAGCTGCACATCCGGATTTGAGGATTCGGAAATATCCTCACGGATATCGCCCACATACTGTCCAATTTGTTCAGTTCTCCATTCATTCCACTGCTCACGCTGAGGCGAATCCGTATCGAAGTCAATGCTGAGCGGGGAATACCCGAACTGCGCCTGATACTTCAGGGCCGTGTAATCACTGACGTCCATGTTGTAATTGTCAAAGCGGATCCAGTCTAGCACAACACCGTCAACAGCATAATTCTCGATCACTTCCTGAATGATGGAACGCTCATACTGCTGCACTTCGTGGTGAATCGGATTGACGAAGTATTCGTTGCCGTTAGAACCTGTGAACGGAGTCTGAACCCCGTTAACCAGCGCTTGCATCTGCCATTCATCGTGAGCAAGGAAGGCTTGCTGATCATGGAACTGGGGAATCCAGGCATGAACCTTGATTCCTGCAGCATGGGCTGCTGTAATGACAGCCTGCAGGGCATCGAAATTCTCGTAGCCTTGCGCGATCGGAGCGATATCACTCTGATAAAATACACTTCCAGACGGAACCTCATCATCTTCATCCTGCTTCACGTTCATGCTGATGACATCGACACCGTAGCTTGTGGACAGCTGGATGAAATTATGGACATCCGCCGTGTTCTTAAACTGGTTTACGGTCCGTACAATAACTTCCGTTTCAAAAGGGGGATTACTCTCCTCATCGGCCTTAGCCGGCACGGAACCACCTACTATTGAAGAAACCAATACGAAGCTTAACATTGCTATGCATCTCGATCTCAGAGCAAATGCCATAATATCGCCTCCACAAGTATAAGATTTTATAAAAGTCTTATTTCGTCGCGTTGATTTTCTTGACATTCTCCTGCCATTTTTCGGTTCTGAACTCAAGCAGCTTATCCAGCCCCGCTTTTTGGGTGTTCTTTTTGGCTGTCTCCAGTGCCGACAATACCTCTTCATCCGACTTCGCCTGAACCATTTGTGCGTAAGCAAGGGTATAAATATCCCCGACATTCTGTGCGATGATGCCAATCTCCGTATCCGGAAGCGGATCGGTATTCACAAATTCCGTAATGTCCAGCGCGGTTTTCCAGGTCACCGTGGACTGCGCCACTGTCTCCCATGATTTCTGGTTCGCGGAAAGCAACGCCTCTAAGCTCATTTTCGCCGTATCAATAAAGGTCGTATTTCCCGCCCAGTTAAAGTCCTCGAATTTTCTCATCGTTTCGGTACGCTCGTTAGCAGGAGTCGTCTTGTATTTCTCATTCGGAATTGGTGCTCCGTCTGCGTCCTCCTCATCCCAGTACAAGCCTTTAGGACCGAAGAAAAGCACCTTCTGTCCCTCCGGACCCGTAATCCAGTCAAAGTAAGCGAAGATGGCCTCCGGATCCTTGGCCTTTTTCGTAATGACACTGACGTTCCAACCCAGCGTCTCGAAACCGCTTACAAACACTTGTGTTTTGTCTAGTCCGGCTTTATGAATCGGCCAAATAATTTCATAACCGCTGTCCGGATTGTTCGCAGTCAGTGCACGGTGTCCCTCGGCTCCATACGTAGTGATATTGGATTCGACCATGACCGCTACCCGGCTGGTATTGACCTTTTCTTTGACCGCATCCTGGGTTTGCTGCAGTGCATCCTGCGTAATCAGCCGTTCACGATAGAGCTTATTGATATACAGCACCATCTCCTCGTAAGCGGGATCGTCCAAGATAGATGACAGCTTGTCGCCTTCCGGATGTCCCATGAGTGAAATGAACTTACTGGTGGAGTTCTCCTTAAAACCGCCATACATAATTTCCAGACCTGCCCCCTTCTCGCCAACCTCCAGAGGTACAACATCCGGATACTTCTCTTGCACCAAGCGTAAATATTGATACAAATCATCAAAGGTCTCCAGCGCCGGTCTGCCGAGCTCATTATAAATATCTTTATTCACCATCCATCCGCCGTTGCCGAATTGCCCGGATGTATACCAGTTGGGAATTTGATAGATTTTTCCGTCATCTGAACGGAGCAAATTCAGGGTGGATTCCTTCACATATTTCTTGAAGTTCGGATACTTGTCATAGTAATCATCCAGCGCAACAAGTTGCCCTGCCTGCACCAGCCGTTCCACTGAGGATCCCCGGTCAGTAAAAATGACATCCGGTAAATCACCACCGACGATCATCGTGTTGAGTTTTTCTCCGGCCGCACCTCCCGATTGAATCGGTTCAACATTAACCTTACGGTTCTCCTGAATCCATTTTGTCGCCTCATTATCCCCCCATGGTGATGTCGTAAGCCAGTCGTAATTTCCATAAAAGCTGAAGGTGACGGGCTTAATCCCGCTGCCGTCATCAGTGGCGACCTCGGTATTCAGATTTTTCTCACTTGTGTTTGGTGAAGTGTTAGAATTCCCCCCTCCGCTACAGGCAGCGAGAAGAAGCACCAGCGAAGTCAGCAGAAGCGATACCCATTTCATACGATTGCCCATTCTTTTCCCTTCTTTCTACATAATATGGAGACTGCTATTCTTTCAATGAACCGATCATTACGCCCTTAACAAAGTACTTTTGGAGAAAAGGGTACGTCAGGATAATCGGAATAGTAGCGATCATCATCGTAGCCATGGTCAGTGACTTCGTAGTAATCGTCCGATTTCGGTTCATATGATCCAGCGCGATGGCATTCGATGAACCAATTTGGGTCATAATGTTGGAGTTCATAACCTGCCGCAGCAGGGTCTGTATAGGAAGCAGTTCGTCTTTCGTAATATAGATCGCTCCCGTAAACCAGTCGTTCCAGTAACCGACCGCAGTAAATAAAGCAATCGTGGCCAGCACAGGGCCGGAGACGGGAATAACGATCCGGAAGAAAATGCCGTAGTTACTGCAACCGTCGATTTTGGCTGATTCCTCCAACCCCTCCGGCAAAGCGTTGAAGAAGGTGCGGATGACAATCATGTTCCAGACGCTGATGATGCCGGGGATAATCAGAACCCAAAAGGTGTCCAGCATACCCAAAGAGCGAACTAGTAAATAACTAGGGATGAGCCCTCCACTGAAGAACATCGTAATCATGAAGAACACCATATATTGTTTTCGAAAAAGCAATGTTTTCTTGGACATTCCGTAAGCTAACAGGGCCGTGAAGAAGACGGACAATGCCGTGCCGCCGAGCGTTCTAAGAATGGTGATCAGAAAAGAATTCAGCAGGCGATGATCCTGAAACACAATATAATAATTTTCCAGGGTAAATGCTCTCGGCAACAAGGTTACACCGCCGAGCGCCGTATCGCTCCCTAGATTAAAGGAAATGACCAGCGCGTTCCAAAATGGGTACAGCATAAGTAGCGCCAGCAGCGTCAAAAGGATATAAATAGTCCGCTGCATGATTTTGTCGCCTAGGCTTAGTCTCATTGTTCACCTCTCCTAAAAGGTTTATGGAGCATTACTTACAATCGATACATCCCAATAAAACTTACATCGGAAGCATTCGCTATGAGTAGTAGTACCTACCAGAGACTAACATCTGCCCGGCGCGCGATTTTGTTGGCCATTACCAGCAGAATGACACTGATTACCGCTTTGAAAAGCCCTACCGCTGTCGCATAAGAGAATCTGGCATTTAATATCCCCACACGGTACACATAGGTGTCGATAACATCGGAGTAGGGTCGCAGGATTGGATTGGTTGCCAGCAGCAAAATGTCCTCGAAGCCCGCACTAAGCAGACTGCCGATGGCAAGAATCATAAAGATGATGATAATGGGGGTAATGCTGGGGAGTGTAATCAAGTGAATTTGCTTAAATCGGCTTGCTCCGTCTATGGAAGCGGCTTCATATAAAGTCGGATCAATGCCTGCAATTGCGGCCAGATAGACAATGCTCCCAAATCCGACCTCCTTCCACACATTTACACTTACTAGAATAGACCAGAAGTATTTGGGTAATGCCAGGAAGTTAACTGGCTCTCCTACCAGATTGAATCGCTCCAGCACATAGTTTACCGTTCCGTTGTCAACAGATAACAGCGAAAATACAAAACCGGATACAATAACCCAGGACAGGAAATACGGTAAATAGCTGACGGTCTGGATAACGCGTTTAAAGCCCATATTACCGATCTCATTCAGCATTAGTGCAAGAAGAATCGGTGCTGGAAAAGAGATAATCAATTTAAGCAAACTAATCACAATGGTATTTCGCATCACATTCCAGAACTCCGGTGCCTCGAAGAACATTCTGAAATGCATAAATCCAACCCAGGGGCTCTTCATAATGCCGCCAAAAATATCGTATTGCTGGAACGCCATAACCACGCCATACATCGGAATGTAGCTAAAAATGAATACAAAGATAATTCCCGGCCAAACCATGGACTGTAAATCCAATTGACTGGTGAATTTCTTCCATCTACTTGGTTTCTCGGCCGTGTTCATCCGTTTTTCCTCCTCTGGACGATTCTAGTGAAACAACGGCAAAAACGCTTTGTTCTTCTCCAGCATTTCATCCAGCAGCTGTTCAGCTACGGTGACCGAAGGCACGAGCGGATGATGAACCATAGCCTGCAGGGCCATATCCCGGTCTCCGTGCACAGCTGCCTCGATGGTGAGGCTCTCGTATTGCTTGACCGCGGCCAGCAGGCCTTTGACGGGCTGCGGAATTTTGCGCAGCGGAATCGGCAGCGGACCTTGTTTGGTTACCAAACAGTTCACCTCAATGGAGGCATCGTCCGGCAAGAAGTCAATCATTCCGTTATTCCTTACATTCAACGTCTGGATATCGCGGGAATCATTATAAATGGAGCGCATCAGCAGCACTGCCGCCTCCGAGTAATAGGCTCCACCACGCTGCTCCAGCTGCTTTGGCTTCTCATTTAGCTCTACGTTCCGGTACAGCTCAAACAGCTCTTCCTCCACCTTCTTCACTACCTCAGCGCGCGATCCGGTCGTTGCTGCTGCTTCCTTCTGTTCCGCAAGCATCGCGTCCGTCATGTAGTAATAGCTCAGGTAATAAGAAGGGATGGCTTTCAAAGCATTCAGAAACCGGTGGTCCCAGGAATCAAACGGCACATTACTCGCCTTGTAGTTCTGGGGGTAATCAATGAGCTCCTGTAGCTTGCTTTTACCGTCAATTACGATATCGGATACCCAGTGCAGATGGTTGATGCCGACAAACTCCGCGTAGATCTTCTCCATAGGAAGTCCGAAGAACTCAGAGAGCCACTTTTGAAAACCGATCGGCGAGTTGCACAGGCCTACGCTTTTTACCGATGAATATTTGTGAACAGCTTCAGTTACCATACCGGCCGGATTCGTAAAATTCAGCAACCAGGCATCCGGAGCTAGCTCCTCGATGTCCTTGCAAATATCCAGAATAACCGGAATGGTCCGCAGGCCTTTCATCATCCCTCCGGGACCCGTCGTCTCCTGACCGATGACATCGTATTGAAGCGGAATTAATTCGTCCCATTTCCGCGCTTCCAGCATACCTACCCGGATTTGAGTGCAGATAAAGTCTGCTCCGGCGATGGCCTCCCTGCGCTCAAGCGTCTGGGTCACGGTAATCGGTAGTCCGGACTCAGCAATCATACGCTTGCTTAATTCCGCAATCGTATGCAGCTTCTCCTTTCCCGCCTCAATATCCACCAGCCATACTTCGCGGACGGGAAGCTTTTTATGGTGCATGATGATGCCTTCAATAAGCTCAGGCGTATACGATGAACCCGCTCCGATGACAACGAGCTTCAGAGTCTCCTTCATAATAATAGCCCCTCCTTACCCAGTGATAGACGATCAAGAACCTCCTGATTCACACACACACCGCTGCTTTCCATTGCCAAAACGACCGCGCCTACAACCGGTTCCCGGGTTAGAATCCTTAAAGTGCCATTTGGAGCTGAATGCTTCACTCTCTGTTCAATGGCCCGCCGGATGATGCCTGAGCGATCCCCCTTGGTCAATAGGCTGCCTGCAAGTACGATGTCAAAGGAATCCTCCTCCATAGCCAAATGGCGGATTGTCGATACCGCTGCCAAACCCAGCTCATCCCCTTGCTTGGTTAGCAGTAGGGTGGCAACCTGGTCTCCTTCATCTGCCGCTTGAAACAGCAGCTCAGCAATCTGAGGAGGCAAGTCTCTGGAATGATCCAGGTAATCCTCCCTTAACTCCGAAACACTGGAATAGCCCAGCAAATGAATTAAGCGTTCGCTTAAGACAGTCTCTTTCTCTCTTCCATCATCCGCCCGAAGAACGCTACGGAATACCTCAATACTTAGATCATAGCCGCCGCCGTAATCACCGAACCGATAGCCAAATCCACCACATTGGTATGTAACGCCTCGCGGATTTTTACCGGCGCAGTTCACTCCCGAGCCGCAGATCAGCACGATCCCATAATTACTCTCTGTACCTGATCGCAAGGCAATCCAGGTATCGCAGGAAATCTCAGTTCGGGGAAGGCCAAGTCTGCTGATGATTGGTCGTAAAATTCGAAAATCGGATTCTCTGTCCGCTCCAGCCAGACCGAACCAGGAATACTCCATCTGATCCTTTGTCAGCCCCGACGCTATAATCGCTCCCGATACAGCCTGGTGCAAACTGTTCTCTGCCTGTTCACGATTGTTTTGATGATTCCCGTTCCCTCCCTTGCCTACACCAATGACCGTTCCCTGTTCATTTGCAATCATTGCATAAGTTTTGCTGCCCCCTGCATCGACTCCCAAAAAGTACTTCACAGTTCGTTTCACTCCTAATATTTAGGTTAACCTTACAGATGCGGTGGATTCACGCACGAGAAGCTGAGGAGCGAGCTTCGTTACAACAGCTGGCATCACCTCCCCATTGATTAATTTCATCAGCAAATCAACACCAATGCTGCCCATTTGCGCCTCAGGCTGTCTGACTGTCGTCAATCGGGGATAAAATTCACCTACGAACTGCTGATCATCAAAGCCAACCACTGAGATATCCTGAGGTACCAGAATCCCCTCCTCACGCAGGGCTTGAACAACACCTAAAGCAATAAAATCGTCTCCTGAAAAAATGGCTGTCGGCAGCTTATCTTCACGGATCCATCTCTTGGCCACCTCATAACCGCTACTTACCGTAAATCCGCAATATTCCGTGCCGAAAGGCGATAGTCCCGCTTCATCCAGCGCCTGTACATAACCCCGCTTGCGCTCTGCTACACTCAGGAACACCGAAGGGCCACCGATATAGGCGATCTGGGTGTGTCCAAGACCAATCAAGTGCTTGGTAGCTTCATACCCCCCTTGATAGTTATCGACGACGACACTGGGAACATCCTCATGCTGGAGCTGGTTATCCAGCAAGACAAACGGAATATTTTTTCTTTTCAGCTCCTCCACATATTCTTTTTCCTCAAGCGGAGATAACAGGATAATCCCGTCAACGCGGTCCTTCTGAAACAGGAAGTTAACGCCTTCATCCTCATTCTCGGCTATCGACAGGGCCAAGAAGTAACCTTGTTCTGCCAGCTTCCGGTTCACCACGCGAATCACGCGGTCATAGAAAGAGTCGTTAAAGTTGGTAATCGACATACCGATGACTCCCGTCTTGCCACGCACGAGACTCCGCGCCGCTGAATTGGGCTGATAATTTAATTCCTCCATAGCACTCAGCACTTTCCGCCTATTGCCTTCACGTACAGAAGGTGAATTGTTAATAACTCTGGATACGGTCACTACAGAGAGCCCCGACTTTTTGGCTACATCATGAATGTTCATCTAAGCTTCTATGCCTCCAAGTTCAATAGTTTAAACGTTATAACTTTTAGGGAAATAAAAAAGGACTAACTCTTCTCACCACAACTACGTCCTGACTGAGAATCGAACATTGAATATCAGTTTCACCTTTATCGAAAGTATCAAAATGATTTCAAAAGTTTAAAGGTTTTAACTTTAAGATGATTTTACAACCATTCCCAATATCCGTCAATCCATAAAATGTAGTCAAATCTAATATTCCGGACACTACAAAAAACCTTCCCTCACCCCTAGAGGTGGAGAAGGCTTAAACGCGTCACTTCCGAAGACATGGCCAGCTATATTTTCAGCTCCCCAAGCTTGATCAGCTCGACAACCGCTTGTGAACGGCCTTTAACGTTTAGTTTTTGCATTACATTGGAGATGTGGTTCCGAACTGTTTTTTCGCTGATAAATAATAAACCAGCGATATCACGAGTCGTTTTGTCCTGCACGAGAAGCTCGAAAACTTCGCGCTCACGATGAGTCAACAGAAATTTGCTGTGGTGTTCGTTCCCCTTCAATGGTGTCACCCCTCCTTGCCCTGGGTTTGTTTGGTATAACAAGGTAAAGGGATACAGTCAAAACATATTATGTATTGATGAAGTTAATGGTGCTGTCATAACTACAAAATGGGCTTAACCATCCGAAGCTTATTACACCGCTTTAGTGAGGACATTCACCCGCAAAACTTGAAATCTCTTGGATAGAATCATCTCCTTACAGGGCAAACTACAACTTGTTGTTTCTTATTAAAAGGAGGTGTAAGTATGAGCAACTCGAAAAATAATCAACCTACTAAGGCAGAGGTACAAACTACGAAATTAAACAAATTGCCACTAGTTGGTAAATTCGAACCGGAATTTTCTGCTGAGGAAGCCGCAGAAGTATTCAAAAATCATCCCACTACGGAACATGAATCCCATAATGAACAATAAAATAAAGACGACACAGAATGAGGCTGTCGAATAAGTAGCTTTTTCCTATAAATGAGACAGCTCGGTTAATTATAAAAACTGTATGCAGCACATAGCAGCGATTCATCCA
This genomic stretch from Paenibacillus sp. FSL H7-0737 harbors:
- a CDS encoding carbohydrate ABC transporter permease; translation: MRLSLGDKIMQRTIYILLTLLALLMLYPFWNALVISFNLGSDTALGGVTLLPRAFTLENYYIVFQDHRLLNSFLITILRTLGGTALSVFFTALLAYGMSKKTLLFRKQYMVFFMITMFFSGGLIPSYLLVRSLGMLDTFWVLIIPGIISVWNMIVIRTFFNALPEGLEESAKIDGCSNYGIFFRIVIPVSGPVLATIALFTAVGYWNDWFTGAIYITKDELLPIQTLLRQVMNSNIMTQIGSSNAIALDHMNRNRTITTKSLTMATMMIATIPIILTYPFLQKYFVKGVMIGSLKE
- a CDS encoding ABC transporter permease, with product MNTAEKPSRWKKFTSQLDLQSMVWPGIIFVFIFSYIPMYGVVMAFQQYDIFGGIMKSPWVGFMHFRMFFEAPEFWNVMRNTIVISLLKLIISFPAPILLALMLNEIGNMGFKRVIQTVSYLPYFLSWVIVSGFVFSLLSVDNGTVNYVLERFNLVGEPVNFLALPKYFWSILVSVNVWKEVGFGSIVYLAAIAGIDPTLYEAASIDGASRFKQIHLITLPSITPIIIIFMILAIGSLLSAGFEDILLLATNPILRPYSDVIDTYVYRVGILNARFSYATAVGLFKAVISVILLVMANKIARRADVSLW
- a CDS encoding 6-phospho-beta-glucosidase — its product is MKETLKLVVIGAGSSYTPELIEGIIMHHKKLPVREVWLVDIEAGKEKLHTIAELSKRMIAESGLPITVTQTLERREAIAGADFICTQIRVGMLEARKWDELIPLQYDVIGQETTGPGGMMKGLRTIPVILDICKDIEELAPDAWLLNFTNPAGMVTEAVHKYSSVKSVGLCNSPIGFQKWLSEFFGLPMEKIYAEFVGINHLHWVSDIVIDGKSKLQELIDYPQNYKASNVPFDSWDHRFLNALKAIPSYYLSYYYMTDAMLAEQKEAAATTGSRAEVVKKVEEELFELYRNVELNEKPKQLEQRGGAYYSEAAVLLMRSIYNDSRDIQTLNVRNNGMIDFLPDDASIEVNCLVTKQGPLPIPLRKIPQPVKGLLAAVKQYESLTIEAAVHGDRDMALQAMVHHPLVPSVTVAEQLLDEMLEKNKAFLPLFH
- a CDS encoding N-acetylglucosamine kinase; its protein translation is MKYFLGVDAGGSKTYAMIANEQGTVIGVGKGGNGNHQNNREQAENSLHQAVSGAIIASGLTKDQMEYSWFGLAGADRESDFRILRPIISRLGLPRTEISCDTWIALRSGTESNYGIVLICGSGVNCAGKNPRGVTYQCGGFGYRFGDYGGGYDLSIEVFRSVLRADDGREKETVLSERLIHLLGYSSVSELREDYLDHSRDLPPQIAELLFQAADEGDQVATLLLTKQGDELGLAAVSTIRHLAMEEDSFDIVLAGSLLTKGDRSGIIRRAIEQRVKHSAPNGTLRILTREPVVGAVVLAMESSGVCVNQEVLDRLSLGKEGLLL
- a CDS encoding LacI family DNA-binding transcriptional regulator codes for the protein MNIHDVAKKSGLSVVTVSRVINNSPSVREGNRRKVLSAMEELNYQPNSAARSLVRGKTGVIGMSITNFNDSFYDRVIRVVNRKLAEQGYFLALSIAENEDEGVNFLFQKDRVDGIILLSPLEEKEYVEELKRKNIPFVLLDNQLQHEDVPSVVVDNYQGGYEATKHLIGLGHTQIAYIGGPSVFLSVAERKRGYVQALDEAGLSPFGTEYCGFTVSSGYEVAKRWIREDKLPTAIFSGDDFIALGVVQALREEGILVPQDISVVGFDDQQFVGEFYPRLTTVRQPEAQMGSIGVDLLMKLINGEVMPAVVTKLAPQLLVRESTASVRLT
- a CDS encoding helix-turn-helix domain-containing protein, with product MKGNEHHSKFLLTHREREVFELLVQDKTTRDIAGLLFISEKTVRNHISNVMQKLNVKGRSQAVVELIKLGELKI